A window of the Dictyostelium discoideum AX4 chromosome 4 chromosome, whole genome shotgun sequence genome harbors these coding sequences:
- a CDS encoding CAF1 family protein has translation MYHNFNYIDDENGHIKMLPSPVKPNGGKLRTPTSKATILTADIGHEIREVWAHNLEYEMSLIRELVDIYPCVAIDTEFPGFVNKPIESMRMYPDYNYQTLRSNVDLLKIIQFGITFSDSTGCLPVPTCTWQFNFKFSLKDDMYSPYAIELLKSCGIDFQRIEDYGIDVNDFSELFISSGIVLNDKIQWICFHGGYDFGYLLKVLSCSELPKSESDFFDLLRIYFPCIYDVKYLMKSCKNLKGGLSGLAEDLNVVRVGPQHQAGSDSLLTNSTFFKLREEFFENEIDDHKYKGILYGYNVSQNFHHNGHL, from the exons atgtatcataattttaattatattgaCGACGAAAATGGACATATTAAAATGTTACCATCACCAGTTAAACCAAATGGTGGTAAATTAAGAACACCAACTTCCAAAGCGACAATTTTAACAGCAGATATAGGGCATGAAATTAGAGAAGTTTGGGCACATAATTTAGAATATGAAATGTCACTAATAAGAGAATTAGTTGATATATATCCTTGTGTTGCAATT GACACAGAATTTCCAGGATTtgtaaataaaccaattgaatCAATGAGAATGTATCCAGATTATAATTATCAAACATTAAGATCAAATGtagatttattaaagataattcaatttgGAATAACATTTTCAGATAGTACAGGTTGTTTGCCTGTACCAACATGTACATGgcaatttaatttcaaatttagttTAAAAGATGATATGTATTCACCATACGCAATTGAGTTATTAAAAAGTTGTGGAATTGATTTCCAAAGGATTGAAGACTATGGAATTGATGTTAATGATTTTTCAGaattattcatttcatcAGGTATTGTATTGAATGATAAAATTCAATGGATTTGTTTTCATGGTGGTTACGATTTCggttatttattaaaagttttaagtTGTTCAGAATTACCAAAATCTGAATCCGATTTTTTCGATCTCTTAAGAATTTACTTTCCATGTATATACGatgtaaaatatttaatgaaaagttgtaaaaatttaaaaggtgGTTTAAGTGGTTTAGCTGAAgatttaaat gtgGTCAGAGTCGGTCCTCAACATCAAGCAGGAAGTGATTCTTTATTGacaaattcaacattttttaaattaagagaggaattttttgaaaatgaaattgatgatcATAAATATAAAGGAATTTTATATGGTTATAATGTCAGTCAAAATTTTCATCATAATGGTCATTTGTAA
- the rsc43 gene encoding hypothetical protein, with protein sequence MNSLSLELNKEQEVLIISDVENSESIINQVKELSKTVTTSLSKEQQQIQNNFDHVIIISSKPFNSALISMYSNLLKKGGKLSIYQTNENETLVNSGMDFLIGGLVDFKATSNSTYKTIVHADKPSWDTNESSTINIPSTSSNNPWASIEGGDRINENDLVSENDKTSKPATTLDDCEVGKTKKACKNCTCGRAEEENQSKPKLTKEMIENPGVGSSCGNCSLGDAFRCGGCPYRGLPTFKVGEKIQLPDDFLVDDI encoded by the coding sequence atgaattcgctatcattagaattaaataaagaacaagaagttttaataatttcagaTGTTGAAAATTCAGAatcaattataaatcaaGTTAAAGAATTAAGTAAAACAGTAACAACTTCATTAtcaaaagaacaacaacaaattcaaaataattttgatcatgtaattattatttcaagtAAACCATTTAATAGTGCATTGATTTCAAtgtattcaaatttattgaaaaagggtggtaaattatcaatttatcaaaccaatgaaaatgaaacttTGGTAAACTCTGGTATGGActttttaattggtggttTAGTTGATTTCAAAGCTACATCAAATTCAACTTATAAAACTATTGTTCACGCTGATAAACCATCATGGGATACAAATGAATCATCTACAATTAATATTCCATCTACATCCTCTAATAATCCATGGGCATCAATTGAAGGTGGTGACCgtattaatgaaaatgatttagttagtgaaaatgataaaacttCAAAACCAGCAACCACTTTGGACGATTGTGAAGTTggtaaaactaaaaaagCCTGTAAAAACTGTACATGCGGTAGAGCAGAAGAAGAAAAccaatcaaaaccaaaacttACAAAAGAAATGATTGAAAATCCAGGTGTTGGTAGTTCATGTGGTAATTGTTCTTTGGGTGATGCTTTTAGATGTGGTGGTTGTCCATATCGTGGTCTTCCAACATTTAAAGTTGGTGAAAAGATTCAACTTCCAGATGACTTTTTAGTTgatgatatttaa